One genomic region from Salvia hispanica cultivar TCC Black 2014 chromosome 2, UniMelb_Shisp_WGS_1.0, whole genome shotgun sequence encodes:
- the LOC125206857 gene encoding receptor-like protein kinase FERONIA, translated as MKFQTINNLLLLLLLLHIFPVTTSVATTVPAYTPADRILLNCGASGIFNDTSHRSWVGDAELKFMPANAAAISFSSTASNIDPNVSPLPYHTARIFTNSFTYTFPITKGQKFLRLYFYPSIYSHHDTSKSLFSVSANSFTLLTNFSAFLHSRNSSQPSFMKEFAIDVQDYNQTLVLTFSPEPYSTGFVNGIEIVSIPDELYLHRNDSIKYDGKNTQIFYQGRSSALETLYRLNVGGDRVNIEDDSGMYRAWYPDDGYLSGQAFGYTQAIGNSEVKATVPYTAPEVVYTSARMTYNTSSLNWEFPVDSGFNYLVRLHFCEFTQGVTKSGQRTFSILLNKTAADIAADVVSWAGGPLIPTFKDYIIWLPDHHNDRGKQNLGLSLSPNSAKDQQYRNAFLNGLEIFKLNRTNGSLASANPELAVKSIELTVKPKQEKKIRELSIIFGSVVGFLAVAGVTAFLICRRLNKGKEASNGSAAESSFQPSSITSTYTTSTTADPHPWKSCRYFALAEIKAATSNLDRNSIIGRGGFGCVYMGVIDDGATTVAIKRLNPSSNQGAHEFLTEIHMLSKLRHLHLVSLIGYCDEDGEMILVYDYMAHGSLHDHLYTCRNPQLSWKQRLQISMGAAKGLHYLHTGAEHAIIHRDVKSTNILLDHNWIAKISDFGLSKMGESNDSFTHISTNVKGTFGYLDPKYFSTHQLTRKSDVYAFGVVLFELISGRAAVDVRLDEEQHSLAGWARFCVREGRVDGLIDSNLEGQISASCLDVFVGIAGRCIHIQPLERPTMADVVMGLELAVSLQETTVVEDNENDAGGIHSDRSQVAVDVICSTD; from the coding sequence ATGAAGTTCCAAACTATTAATAAtctcctccttctcctcctcctcctccataTCTTCCCAGTGACAACAAGTGTTGCCACCACAGTGCCTGCTTACACGCCAGCTGACCGTATCCTCCTCAACTGCGGTGCCTCAGGCATCTTCAACGACACCAGCCACCGGAGTTGGGTGGGCGATGCCGAGTTAAAATTCATGCCAGCAAATGCAGCTGCCATATCTTTTTCATCCACAGCCTCAAATATAGATCCCAATGTTTCTCCACTCCCTTATCACACCGCTCGTATTTTCACTAACTCTTTCACCTACACATTTCCCATCACCAAAGGCCAGAAATTCCTTCGCCTCTACTTCTACCCCAGCATTTACTCCCACCATGACACTTCTAAATCTCTCTTCTCTGTCTCTGCAAATTCCTTTACCCTACTGACCAATTTCAGCGCTTTCCTTCATTCCCGGAATTCTTCACAGCCATCTTTCATGAAAGAATTCGCCATCGATGTCCAAGATTATAATCAAACACTAGTTTTAACTTTCTCCCCAGAGCCATACTCCACCGGTTTCGTGAATGGCATTGAAATTGTGTCAATCCCGGATGAACTCTACTTACATAGAAATGATTCAATCAAATATGATGGCAAGAACACTCAGATATTTTATCAGGGTCGCAGTTCAGCTCTTGAGACTCTTTACAGGCTAAACGTTGGCGGCGACAGAGTTAATATTGAAGACGACAGTGGCATGTACCGGGCATGGTACCCAGATGATGGCTACTTAAGTGGCCAAGCTTTTGGCTACACTCAGGCCATCGGCAATTCCGAGGTTAAGGCCACTGTTCCATACACTGCTCCAGAAGTAGTCTACACAAGTGCCAGAATGACCTACAACACCAGTAGCTTAAATTGGGAATTTCCAGTGGATTCAGGGTTTAACTATCTTGTCAGGTTGCACTTTTGTGAATTTACGCAAGGTGTAACTAAGTCAGGACAAAGGACTTTTTCGATTCTCTTAAACAAAACCGCTGCTGATATTGCAGCTGACGTTGTCTCTTGGGCCGGCGGTCCTCTAATTCCCACCTTCAAGGACTACATCATATGGCTACCTGATCACCACAACGATCGTGGGAAACAAAACCTGGGCCTGTCTTTGTCTCCTAACTCTGCAAAAGATCAACAGTATCGTAATGCTTTCTTGAATGGCCTTGAAATATTCAAGCTCAATCGTACAAACGGGAGCCTAGCATCTGCCAACCCTGAGCTTGCGGTCAAATCTATTGAGCTGACGGTGAAGCCCAAGCAGGAGAAGAAAATTCGAGAATTGTCTATAATTTTTGGGAGTGTGGTTGGCTTCCTTGCAGTGGCTGGAGTCACGGCTTTCCTGATTTGTCGAAGGCTGAATAAAGGGAAGGAAGCATCTAATGGCAGTGCCGCCGAGTCATCCTTCCAACCTTCTTCAATCACGTCAACATACACAACTAGTACTACTGCAGATCCGCATCCTTGGAAATCCTGCAGATATTTCGCGCTCGCTGAGATCAAAGCTGCAACATCCAACCTAGATCGAAACTCCATCATTGGGAGAGGAGGATTTGGGTGCGTTTACATGGGAGTCATAGATGACGGTGCCACCACCGTGGCGATAAAACGGCTCAACCCGTCGTCAAATCAAGGGGCTCATGAGTTCCTAACCGAAATCCACATGTTGTCAAAGCTGAGGCACCTCCACTTGGTATCACTAATTGGCTACTGCGACGAGGATGGCGAGATGATCTTGGTGTATGATTACATGGCCCACGGCTCTTTACATGACCATCTCTACACCTGCCGCAACCCCCAATTATCGTGGAAGCAGCGCCTCCAGATCTCCATGGGCGCTGCAAAAGGACTGCACTATCTCCACACCGGCGCTGAACACGCCATCATACATCGCGACGTCAAGTCCACTAACATCCTACTCGACCACAACTGGATCGCCAAGATATCTGATTTTGGACTGTCCAAAATGGGAGAGTCGAACGATTCGTTCACTCATATCAGCACCAACGTCAAGGGCACCTTCGGGTACTTGGATCCGAAATACTTTTCGACTCATCAACTGACAAGAAAATCAGATGTGTATGCATTTGGAGTGGTTCTGTTCGAGCTTATTTCTGGAAGAGCGGCGGTGGATGTGAGGCTGGATGAGGAGCAGCATAGCCTGGCTGGATGGGCTCGATTTTGTGTGCGAGAAGGAAGAGTGGACGGACTCATTGACAGCAACCTTGAGGGGCAGATTTCAGCAAGTTGTTTGGATGTGTTTGTTGGAATAGCAGGGAGATGCATACACATTCAGCCATTGGAAAGGCCTACCATGGCTGATGTGGTGATGGGCCTCGAATTAGCAGTGTCGTTACAGGAGACAACCGTGGTGGAAGATAATGAAAATGATGCCGGAGGGATTCACAGCGATCGGAGCCAGGTGGCTGTTGATGTGATATGTAGCACAGATTGA
- the LOC125206080 gene encoding putative receptor-like protein kinase At5g39000: MHFGSIKGGEIGLRVVGENSMVYVDDSTALEIVHRLHIKPDPAQSAEGFDGVFPKWATQSAEKVRNKTWKVPVEVGFRYLIRLHFKNEGVGGAMFKILINEMIAETVRGRDRDNIVLYKDYMVDMKGRKQISRREILISLQSFGELEVLAGFEIVKLSNPDNSLASPNPMPPPQEPRSRILQILISVLGYQTVSATIAIAAISLLSIILHELREIWEARSTEDEHKPSAKAERLCRRFSLAEIQLATRNFDSGLLIGRGGFGKVYKGFIDRGQTTVAVKRLKSNSRQGALEFLTEIETLTELRHINLVSLIGYCSELREMILVYEFMISGTLADHLYKLGRYNSNHSSLIWKQRLDICVGAARGLEYLHTGHRVIHRDIKASNILLDENFVAKVSDFGLAKPEDRLRSHVSTKVKGTFGYLDPYYLNTQKLTRKSDTYAFGVVLLEALCGRPAIDSFAIEDERILTRWARDKIDRGEVDQIVDSSLRDEISVSSLKAFAEIANRCLHDEPEKRPTMAQVVVQLEFALDQQESKQRADNVANDVYPSIEDSLSSEDTEEKTFTSPTKQTNSCYSPTAKGDGKKPKSRQPLRFWTWGAFRNRIKPSKRKELIGLISELSASYIKLPKFDLTSIATATNQFSDSQKIGDSVRCSVYKAVLPTGQTVGIKRFSLSWLDLSEFKNEIFLTSRFNHHNIINLLGYCIHENGEAILVYDYMAHGTLFDHLHNSGNSPFTWKQRLQICIDAAKGLSYLHTGFEYPIIHRNIKSTSILLDERWIAKLSDFSQSRAGPSAERDTHFNTLAQVTLGYLDPEYFQTSRLTEKSDVYSYGVVLFEVLCGRKAMDISLEIERRNLATWATSCFRKGKLEEIVDSSLNGDISPECLKIFAETAIACVDLQGVDRPAMRNVVRVLESAMHLVILHWSLFILKWHLISLQSVKEKREGDETRPNAYGVPSAIPVSSSY; the protein is encoded by the exons ATGCATTTCGGCTCAATAAAG GGTGGTGAAATTGGACTCCGAGTTGTTGGTGAGAATTCCATGGTTTATGTTGATGACAGCACTGCACTTGAGATAGTCCATCGGCTACATATTAAACCGGATCCTGCTCAATCTGCTGAGGGTTTTGATGGCGTCTTTCCGAAATGGGCTACACAAAGTGCAGAGAAGGTCAGAAATAAAACGTGGAAAGTGCCGGTGGAGGTAGGATTCAGGTACTTGATCCGGCTTCATTTCAAGAACGAAGGCGTTGGTGGTGCAATGTTTAAAATCCTTATCAATGAAATGATAGCTGAAACTGTGAGGGGAAGGGATCGAGATAACATTGTCTTGTATAAGGACTACATGGTGGATATGAAAGGGCGGAAACAAATTAGCAGACGTGAGATCTTGATTTCCCTCCAATCATTTGGTGAACTTGAAGTTCTTGCAGGATTTGAAATAGTTAAGCTGAGCAATCCTGACAACAGTCTAGCTAGTCCAAACCCCATGCCTCCACCTCAGGAGCCACGGTCTCGTATTCTCCAAATTTTGATCTCTGTTCTTGGTTATCAAACTGTGAGTGCAACTATTGCTATAGCTGCAATATCTCTATTGAGTATCATTCTTCATGAACTGCGGGAGATTTGGGAAGCTAGGAGCACCGAGGATGAACATAAGCCATCAGCCAAGGCTGAGAGACTTTGTCGCCGCTTTTCACTAGCTGAGATCCAATTAGCCACTAGAAATTTCGATAGTGGACTTCTAATTGGAAGGGGTGGATTCGGTAAAGTCTACAAAGGCTTCATTGATAGGGGACAAACAACAGTTGCTGTAAAGAGGCTAAAGTCGAATTCCAGGCAGGGGGCACTTGAGTTTCTTACAGAGATTGAAACACTCACCGAGCTTCGACATATCAATCTTGTCTCTCTGATTGGTTACTGTAGTGAGCTAAGGGAAATGATTCTTGTTTACGAGTTTATGATTTCTGGTACACTGGCTGACCACCTCTACAAACTTGGAAGGTACAACAGTAATCATTCTTCTCTCATCTGGAAGCAACGGTTGGATATCTGTGTTGGAGCAGCACGAGGACTTGAGTATCTTCATACTGGCCATAGGGTCATACATCGTGATATAAAGGCTTCGAACATCCTTCttgatgaaaattttgtaGCCAAGGTCTCAGATTTCGGCTTGGCTAAACCTGAAGACAGGTTGCGGAGCCATGTAAGCACAAAGGTTAAAGGAACATTTGGGTACTTAGATCCATATTACCTCAACACTCAAAAGCTTACCAGGAAAAGCGACACATATGCTTTTGGTGTGGTTTTGTTGGAGGCATTGTGCGGTAGACCAGCAATTGATTCATTTGCAATAGAGGATGAGCGGATTCTAACCAGGTGGGCTCGAGATAAGATTGATCGGGGAGAAGTTGATCAGATTGTTGATTCTTCCCTCAGAGACGAAATCTCAGTAAGCAGCCTGAAGGCATTTGCTGAGATTGCTAATAGATGTTTGCATGATGAGCCAGAGAAAAGGCCAACCATGGCTCAAGTTGTGGTACAACTTGAGTTTGCACTTGATCAGCAAGAGAGTAAACAACGAGCGGATAACGTTGCTAATGATGTCTATCCATCTATTGAAGACAGTCTATCCTCTGAAGATACTGAGGAAAAGACATTTACTTCTCCTACCAAACAGACTAACTCATGTTACTCTCCAACTGCTAAAGGAGATGGGAAGAAACCAAAATCACGCCAGCCGTTGAGATTCTGGACTTGGGGTGCCTTCAGGAACAGGATAAAACCATCTAAGAGAAAAGAGCTGATTGGCTTAATATCAG AACTTAGTGCATCATACATTAAATTGCCAAAGTTTGATCTGACCAGCATTGCCACCGCGACCAATCAGTTCTCCGATTCACAGAAGATTGGAGATAGCGTGCGATGTTCTGTGTATAAG GCTGTATTACCAACAGGACAAACAGTTGGCATTAAAAGGTTTTCTTTATCATGGCTTGATCTCAGTGAGTtcaaaaatgagatttttttgaCGTCCAGATTCAATCACCACAACATCATTAATCTACTTGGTTACTGCATTCATGAAAATGGAGAGGCGATCTTAGTCTATGATTACATGGCGCATGGCACGTTATTTGACCATCTCCACAACTCGGGGAATTCCCCATTCACATGGAAACAACGCCTTCAAATTTGTATAGATGCTGCCAAGGGATTAAGCTATCTTCATACTGGTTTTGAATACCCTATTATCCACCGCAATATTAAGTCCACCAGTATACTACTGGATGAAAGATGGATTGCCAAACTGTCTGATTTTTCCCAGTCAAGAGCAGGGCCCTCAGCTGAGCGCGACACCCATTTTAACACATTGGCGCAAGTCACCTTAGGTTACCTGGACCCCGAGTACTTCCAAACTTCTCGGTTGACAGAAAAGTCTGATGTATACTCGTATGGTGTGGTGTTGTTTGAAGTTTTGTGTGGTAGGAAAGCAATGGATATAAGCTTAGAAATAGAACGGAGGAACTTGGCGACCTGGGCAACATCATGTTTCAGGAAAGGAAAACTTGAAGAGATAGTTGATTCTAGCCTCAATGGCGATATTTCTCCTGAATGCTTGAAGATATTTGCTGAGACAGCCATTGCATGCGTGGATCTTCAAGGGGTTGATCGGCCAGCTATGAGAAATGTTGTTCGCGTTTTGGAGTCTGCTATGCATCT GGTGATATTGCATTGGAGCCTTTTTATCCTAAAATGGCACCTTATATCTCTGCAAAGCGTAAAG GAGAAGAGAGAAGGGGACGAAACGCGTCCTAATGCTTACGGGGTGCCTTCAGCTATTCCTGTCTCTAGTTCGTATTGA
- the LOC125206081 gene encoding putative receptor-like protein kinase At5g39000 gives MKMPQNSLAPLFLFLIIATTVVTSNPAYFTVDVSVSCGSTETSVSRGGREWLGETQPVFSSLLQLKGLSTTSTVIHELTSADPVPHETARISRSQFSYLFQASPGQKIIRLHFNPASYRGYEGLLDLFTVEAGPFTLLSNFSASLTAEALGVHTFVKEFWLNIQENQQLIISFTPRSSQTLDTYAFINGIEILGSSVTFPSPNPLPPSQDSLSETILVFVASLVRRNATSAIAIAIISLLSIIVYTLREHWEEVSNSKEENKPSPKAARVCRRFSLAEIQLATKYFSDERLIGRGGFGNVYRGVIGEGQMTVAIKKLNPNSMQGAQEFLTEIETLSELRHVNLVSLIGYCNEHGEMILVYDYMSGGTLENRIYKPSRKRRHVASLTWEQRLNICIGAGRGLDYLHTGHGVIHRDVKPSNILLDEELTAKVSDFGLAKPEDRNKSKTHVSTNVKGTRGYLDPHYFHTRKLTRKSDTYAFGVVLLEVLCGRPSVDLRVTEDEQILSFWVHDKKSKGEVDQIVDLSLRDEITENSLKTFVEVAERCLEDEPNNRPTMSQVVQQLELALEQQHGNKQISLSNEMESLYEENGPPASTGLSSMSTAQWKNLTSSPKVQASFKMVNAMLSRFSLPKIGGHLSKENKRLLSEIGEANVGLTLIMFDWNTLSAATNRFSSSNKIGKGGFGRVYKGVLPTGQVVAVKRRSTSTPQSVQEFKCEVLLLPNLHHQNIIKLLGYCIHSKEKLLVYEFMENKSLDTFIDDEKKRNFPWPVRFNILKGIARGLVHLHQHSGVRVIHGDPKSSNILLDREMVPKISDFGFSRTLLQHQYELETGIAEGTPCYISPERLKQGRVSVKSDVYSFGVVILEMVSGRRAWESVSVNKMNLVDYARKLRSEGKVLEMMDATVGGADEALRCIKVGLSCTLEHPDDRPDMPTVLKTLEGEAL, from the exons ATGAAAATGCCTCAAAATTCACTTGCTCCGCTGTTTCTCTTCTTGATCATCGCGACCACAGTCGTAACTAGCAACCCGGCTTACTTTACAGTCGACGTCTCTGTCAGCTGCGGCTCAACTGAAACTTCTGTATCACGTGGCGGAAGAGAATGGCTAGGAGAAACACAGCCAGTATTTTCCTCTCTGCTGCAATTAAAGGGCTTGTCGACGACCTCGACAGTCATCCACGAGTTGACCTCTGCTGATCCAGTTCCACACGAGACAGCCCGAATCTCGCGTTCCCAATTCTCCTACCTGTTTCAAGCCAGTCCCGGTCAGAAAATCATCCGCCTTCACTTTAATCCGGCTTCTTACAGAGGCTATGAAGGGCTTCTCGACTTGTTCACTGTTGAAGCCGGTCCCTTTACCTTGCTGAGTAACTTCAGCGCTTCACTCACTGCAGAGGCTCTTGGTGTGCATACTTTTGTGAAGGAGTTTTGGTTGAACATACAAGAAAACCAACAACTCATCATAAGTTTCACTCCCAGAAGTAGCCAAACATTAGATACGTACGCCTTCATAAATGGCATCGAGATTCTAGGTAGCAGTGTGACCTTTCCTAGTCCGAATCCCCTGCCTCCTTCTCAGGATTCACTATCCGAAACAATCCTAGTTTTTGTTGCATCTCTTGTTCGAAGAAATGCAACTTCAGCTATTGCAATAGCTATTATATCGTTATTAAGTATCATTGTTTACACGTTGAGAGAACATTGGGAGGAAGTTAGCAACAGTAAGGAAGAAAACAAGCCATCACCCAAAGCTGCACGAGTCTGTCGTCGTTTTTCTCTAGCTGAGATCCAACTGGCCACCAAATATTTCAGTGACGAGCGTTTGATTGGAAGGGGCGGGTTTGGAAATGTCTACAGAGGCGTCATTGGTGAAGGCCAAATGACTGTTGCTATAAAGAAGTTAAACCCAAACTCCATGCAGGGGGCACAAGAGTTTTTGACTGAGATCGAAACACTTTCTGAGTTGCGCCATGTTAATCTAGTTTCACTGATAGGTTACTGCAACGAGCACGGGGAGATGATTCTGGTTTATGATTATATGTCTGGTGGAACCCTTGAGAATCGCATCTACAAGCCTTCAAGGAAAAGACGCCACGTTGCTTCTTTGACTTGGGAACAACGCCTTAACATCTGCATTGGGGCTGGCCGGGGGCTAGACTACCTCCACACGGGCCATGGAGTGATACATCGCGATGTAAAGCCTTCAAACATCCTTTTGGATGAAGAATTGACAGCTAAGGTTTCAGATTTCGGTCTGGCCAAACCAGAGGACAGGAACAAGTCAAAAACTCATGTCAGCACAAATGTTAAAGGCACGAGGGGATATTTAGACCCACATTATTTCCACACGCGTAAGCTAACAAGGAAAAGTGACACATACGCATTTGGGGTGGTGTTGTTGGAAGTGTTGTGCGGGAGACCGTCAGTGGATTTAAGGGTAACGGAGGACGAGCAGATTTTGAGCTTTTGGGTTCATGATAAGAAGAGTAAGGGAGAAGTTGATCAGATTGTTGATCTGAGTTTGAGGGATGAGATTACTGAAAACAGCCTCAAGACATTTGTGGAGGTTGCTGAAAGATGCTTAGAAGACGAACCAAATAATCGGCCAACAATGTCCCAAGTTGTGCAGCAGCTTGAACTTGCACTTGAGCAACAACATGGAAACAAACAGATTTCGTTGTCGAATGAGATGGAAAGTTTGTACGAAGAAAATGGACCTCCAGCCAGCACAGGGCTGTCATCTATGTCGACTGCGCAATGGAAAAATCTTACTAGCTCCCCAAAAGTGCAGGCTAGCTTCAAGATGGTTAATGCTATGCTATCAAGATTTTCGCTGCCGAAAATAGGAGGTCACTTATCCAAGGAAAATAAACGTTTATTATCAG AAATCGGAGAAGCAAATGTAGGATTGACCTTGATCATGTTTGATTGGAATACACTTTCAGCAGCTACTAATCGTTTCTCCTCCTCGAATAAAATCGGAAAGGGTGGATTTGGTCGAGTTTACAAG GGTGTGCTACCTACAGGACAAGTAGTTGCTGTGAAAAGGCGTTCGACATCTACCCCACAATCTGTCCAGGAATTCAAATGTGAAGTCCTTTTGCTTCCCAATCTTCACCATCAAAACATTATCAAACTACTTGGCTACTGCATTCATAGCAAAGAAAAGCTGCTCGTATACGAGTTCATGGAAAACAAAAGTCTAGATACATTTATCG ATGATGAGAAGAAGCGGAACTTTCCATGGCCAGTACGATTCAACATCCTAAAGGGGATAGCTCGAGGACTAGTTCATCTACATCAACATTCTGGAGTGCGAGTCATTCACGGAGATCCCAAATCAAGCAATATATTACTGGACCGTGAAATGGTTCCTAAAATTTCAGACTTCGGATTTTCCAGGACTTTGTTACAGCATCAATACGAACTAGAGACAGGAATAGCTGAAGGCACCCC CTGTTATATATCTCCGGAGCGTTTGAAGCAAGGCAGAGTTTCGGTAAAATCAGATGTTTACAGCTTCGGAGTTGTGATACTGGAGATGGTGAGTGGGCGGAGAGCATGGGAATCTGTCTCAGTGAATAAGATGAACCTTGTTGACTAT GCACGGAAGCTGCGGAGTGAAGGGAAAGTATTAGAGATGATGGATGCGACAGTTGGTGGGGCGGATGAAGCGCTGAGGTGCATTAAAGTTGGGCTGAGCTGCACCTTAGAGCATCCAGACGACCGGCCAGACATGCCTACCGTGCTTAAAACGCTGGAAGGAGAAGCTCTCTGA